The Rhizobium grahamii DNA window GGGGCACGCTCATTGGCGCGCTGATCATCGCCGTGCTGTCGAACGGCCTCATCCTCGTCGGTGTCTCGGACATCTGGCAGTACATCATCAAGGGACTTGTCATCATCGTGGCCGTGGGGCTCGACCGCTACCGGCTGAAGGGGCTTAGCCGCACGTAAGGTGTGGCTGATGGGACCGGGGTTACCGGATAACAAGGCGCAGGAGGCGCCCAATGGAGGAAAGAATGCGCATGATTTCGAAACTGCTCGCCGCCACCGCACTGGCTGCATCCATCGCAATGCCGGCGGCCGCAAAGGACCTCGAAAAGATCGGCATTTCGGTCGGCCTTCTCGGCAACCCATTCTTCGTTGCCACGATCAAGGGCATTGAGGACCGCGCCAAGGAAATCAATCCAAACGTTCAGGTCACCTCGGTTTCCGCGGACTACGACCTCAACAAGCAGGTATCGCAGATCGACAGCTTCATCGCTGCCGGTGTCGACATCATCATGCTGAACGCAGTCGATGCCAAGGCGATCGCTCCAGCCGTCAAGAAGGCTCAGGCCGCCGGCGTTATCGTTGCCGCGTTCGACGTTTCCGCACCGGGTGCGGACGTCACCGTCATGACCAACAACGTGAAGGCGGGCGAAGAAGCCTGCCAGTACATCGTTGATCAGCTGAAGGGCAAGGGCAACGTCATCATCATCAACGGACCGGCATCGTCGTCGATCATCGACCGCGTTCAGGGATGCAAGAATGTTCTCGGCAAGAGCCCTGACATCAAGATCCTCTCGGACGATCAGAACGGCCAGGGCTCGCGCGACGGCGGCCTTGCGGTCATGCAGGGTCTTCTGACCCGCTTCGACAAGATCGACGCGATCTTCGCGATCAACGACCCGACCGGCATCGGCGCTGAACTGGCGGCAAAGCAGTTGAACCGTAACGAGTTCATCATCACTGCCGTCGACGGCGCCCCCGATATCGAAAAGTCGCTGGCAAGCGGCAAGTCGATGATCAAGGCCTCCGCCTCCCAGGATCCCTACGTCATGGCAGGTGACTCGCTGAAGATGGCTGTCGACGTATTGAACGGCAAGAAGCCTGCCGAAAACACT harbors:
- a CDS encoding ABC transporter substrate-binding protein produces the protein MRMISKLLAATALAASIAMPAAAKDLEKIGISVGLLGNPFFVATIKGIEDRAKEINPNVQVTSVSADYDLNKQVSQIDSFIAAGVDIIMLNAVDAKAIAPAVKKAQAAGVIVAAFDVSAPGADVTVMTNNVKAGEEACQYIVDQLKGKGNVIIINGPASSSIIDRVQGCKNVLGKSPDIKILSDDQNGQGSRDGGLAVMQGLLTRFDKIDAIFAINDPTGIGAELAAKQLNRNEFIITAVDGAPDIEKSLASGKSMIKASASQDPYVMAGDSLKMAVDVLNGKKPAENTVLLDPKLITADNIKDYKGWTAAR